The Salvia miltiorrhiza cultivar Shanhuang (shh) chromosome 2, IMPLAD_Smil_shh, whole genome shotgun sequence DNA window GCAAATGCAATAGCCGAAAAGCCACCTaagtttggtgggtcacacttcaAAATGTGGCAGCACAAGATGATGTTCTACATCACGACTTTGGGTTTGGTCGATTTCCTGTGGGAAGACGAGCCACCTGCGCCGGCGGACAACGAGACCAATTTTTGGGTGCATGCCGCATATGACGATTGGCGCTATGGCGACTATCTTTGTAAACATTTTATTTTAGAAGGTTTAGAAGATAGTTTATACAATGTATACGCCTATGTAAAGACCTCCAAACCACTTTGGGAGGCACTAGAGAACAAGTATCGTAGTGATGATGTAATAGCTAAGTTCTTAGACTTTAAGATGATCGATGGTAGATCGATCATGGATCAAGTGCAAGAATTCCAACTTATCTTGCATGAGTTGGAATCCGAAGGGATGAAAATGCCCGAAGCTTTCATCACTGCGGCGGTCATCGAGATGCTACCGCCAAACTGGATTGACTTCAAGAGCTACATTATGCAAAACAAAGAGGAGATGACTCTTGAAGGTCTCATGGTTAAGCTGCGCCAAGAATTTGACGTGAGGGAATGTATGACCAAGGTCGAAAACTCACCTCAAATCAAAGGCAACTTGTtggagaaaggcggtccctccaatAACAAACGTGCTCGCCCAAATGCCAAGGACAAGGGCAAGGCAAAAATGATGGATTGCTACAACTGTGGCAAACCGGGTCACTTGGCAAAGGATTGCtacaagaagaagaaggcgagaCGTGATATCATTATCATTGAGTAGAAGTTGATCAAGACAACTTGGCGGCTTAGACTAGAGTTTGAGTCCAAGTTGTAATAATCGTTGTTTAGATAGCACTTTGGTAGAGCATAGCCAATGAGCTTGTCTaactcaataataataagaatgagTTTATTTCTTATCTATTTGAGTGTTGTGATTTATAGCATTGTAGACATGTGAATCTAAATGCgataaaaagattagtaaatatggatttactaaaaataaacgaatttaacactcaaaacaaatgtcaaatttgtgttgaagcaaaaatgacgAAGTCTCCGTTTCATTCTGTGGAAAGGAGCACTAAACCTTTAGAACTAATCCACACCGACGTGTGTGatctaaagtttgtgcaaactcgaggtggtaaaaagtactttatcacttttattgatgactgcacaaggtattgctatctttatcttctaagaagtaaagatgaggctattgaagctttcaagaacttcaaaacagaagccgagaatcaacttggtagtcgaattaagatggttcgaagtgatagagggggagaatatgttgctccgtttgaggaattatgcaacgctagtggtataatacatcaaacaactgctccatattcacctcaatctaatggtgttgctgaacgcaagaatcgaactcttaaggagatgatgaatgccatgttgattagttctgggttaccccagaacatgtggggggaggcTGTACTATCAGCCAACTATATCCTCAATAAAATACCACTCAAGGGAAGAGACGTCACTCCCTATGAGTTGTGGAAAGGCAGAAAGCCCTCATACAAATACcttaaagtgtgggggtgtttagccaaggtacaaGTGCCTCCACCCAAACAAGTTACAATCGGTCCTAAAACAATTGATTGTATCTTTATTGGGTATGCACTAAATAGCAATGCACATCGCTTTTTGGTTCACAAATCAGACATTCCAACAATGACTGTAGGAATGACGATGGAATCAAAAAACGCTGTTTACTTTGAGAATATCTTTCCTTGTaaagacaagggaaaagaagaagCTAGTACAAGCAACGATACTAGACAAGAAGCTACTAGTTTTGAACCTGTTGAGACAGTGCCCGAATCGCGAAAGCGACCAGGCTCTGACCTTGAAGTGTCAGAACCAAGACGTAGTAAACGAGGCAGGATTGCCAAGGACTTTGGTCCAGAATATATCGCCTTCATGCTAGATGAAGAACCTTCATCTATCAAAGTGGCGTTCTCTAGACCAGACGGACTACTCTGGAGGGAAGCAGTCCAGAGTGAAAttgattcaatcatgcaaaaccacacttgggtgttggttgatttacccgaaggttgtaaacccttaggatgtaaatggatcctaaaaaggaaatataaagctgatggatcaatagacaagtataaagcgcgcttagtcgttaaaggatttaagcagcgtgaggggtacgattttttcgatacctattcaccagtgacgaggattacatctattcgagtgcttctcgcgattgcagctctgcacaatcttgagattcatcaaatggatgttaaaactgcgttcttaaacggtgatctagaagaagaagtctatatggaacaacctgaagggtttgtagtacctggacaaGAGAAAAAGGTATGCAAACTAGTAAAGTCTCTCTATGGACTGAAACAAGCGCCTCTGCAATGgcacttgaaatttgacaatgtcatgttgtcaaatggcttcaaaatcaacgaatgtgacaaatgtgtctacatcaagAGCACTAGTAATGGGTACGTTATGGTGTGTCTCTATGTAGACGACATGTTGATTATGGGAAGCAACAATCGTATCATTGTTGATACAAAGAACATGTTAAAAAGaaattttgacatgaaagacatggggttagctgacgtgatccttggaatgaaaattctcaggaccaccgatggaataactttgacacaatctcattacattgagaaagtgctcaaaaggtttaatgcGTTTGACAAATCGCCTGTAAAAACCCCATTAGAACTCAACGTTCACATGAAGAAGAACACGGGTGAACCTGTTGCACAGGAAGAATATGCAAGAATCATTGGGTGCCTTATGTAtattacaaattgcactcgacctgatcttgcatgcccagtgaacaaattgagtcgctatacaagcaatccaagtaaagaacattggaaagcacttgagagagttttgagatacttaaagtatactctaaattttggaatacactacacgagataccccccggtacttgaagggtactgtgatgctaacTGGATATCCGACGCGAAAGACTCGTTATCAACGAGTGGTTACGTGTTCACTATAGGGGGAGGAGCAATCTCGTGGAGGTCTACAAAACAGACATGCATTGCTAGATCAACTATGGAATCAGAGTTCATCGCTTTAGACAAagcaggtgaagaagccgaatggctacgaaactttttggaagatattccatgttggtcaaaacccgtgccgcctgtcatgataaactgcgacaaccaagcagctattgggagggcgaaaagtgggttgtacaacggtaagtctcgacacatacgtcgacgacataataccgtaagacatttgatcgaaagtggagttatctcaattgactatataaagtcaatagataatctggccgatccgctcactaaagctttgaatcgagatcaaatgtataaattgctaAAGGGAATGGGTGTCAAATCCACAATATAAGGATGATTATAGtggtaacccaaccatgatgactggagatcccaagaacgtggttcaatgggaaaactaagctataagactccaagtagaacactcaaactacttgcattccctagagagcaactgagtgttgaaacctgcttagtggtaaggttaagtcattgacttttaatgattcctaaacacctcagggaggttgagtatagcaggatactcggaaaagaatcacctatataagtgagatgtgggggccgcatcgacctaacgcttatgaatccaaagagctgtccaaggcccgcaaaggacaaaaacgtgagaacgaaatgaggttgaggcgttagtgtgttaatactgttgtctcggtatacacgaaggagaaatggttcaaagacatcaagttctaccaattcaccagtatatccgatagtattaactaaggatggttcaaggccgcaaaccacctattctaatgcactaaggtctcttgagaacagagcttgtgtctgcatttgcatttggctatttccactcatgtgggggattgttggaaattggttgtgagtaaccaatgtttgagaatttttcgagtaccgaaaacatttaatttagcataattaaatgggacaggatcgatctacgttccgagtagatgatcgtagtatatttatttactcaaaaccgatttccggtgagtgagaaataattgtttaaagttgggtacttgaaacattgagctgtgggaaaagataagcattaaataagatttaatgcttatcccacatcggaatgtggataacatttattacagtataaaagctattacatcataggatgtaataaaactgtgtgcacacgtgacgggttgcacagcctacacgcgcgcgccgccgccgcccgcccggcccgGCCCCAGACGCcccggcgcccggccccggcccctcgcccgacgcccggcgcccggccccgtcgccccgacgcccggcccggcccggcccgcccCGTACGCcgcccggcgcccggccccggccccggccccgtcgcccgacgcccggccccggccccggtcccggtcccgtcccgtccccgtcacccgacgcgcggccgtggacttggatcttggcaattggtctttgggtggtTTTTTGGGCTggtctttgggcctaccctaggcCCACACCGATTattatctttttggaccaacgaaaacttgggacgaggcccaactcggttgggcctacgcgcatgcacacgaagcccactagggcttggcccgggaggacccttggtctcccaggaagcttcccACGTAACTGCTGCTGTCGGAGGAGCTGTTACCTCTGTAACTGCTGCCGGAGGAGTCATGGCAGATTCAAACAGCAGGGCTGTTACTGCTGTAACCCCCGACACCACTTGAATACCATCAATGATATTAATCCCGTAGGCTCCCCCATTGATGTGGACTGTACCTATATataggacagcctccatgcatcattGACCACCTGAAAATCATACAAGCAACATCACTCTGACATTCTGCATACTGCACTGTtgagttctgttctcgcctcgttccagttcgccggagctcgttggtgtgcggtgctgctacctacgagacgaagccgtttcatctttggggacgacacgccaaaccgagagcactaccggggcgtatctcgtcttgcggacagaggaccctcctcgactcggctttcTCCTGGTTTCAGTTTTCtgtaatttcaattcagttttccCTTGTAATCTAAACTTCTACATTTCTGTTTCATTGTACTACGCCCGCAAGCTTGTAATCCAACAGCTAGTATATGATTCAACAACATCCTAGCTCCTCCCACCAAACCTAACGTGTTAACCAATTAAAAGCACACACGTTAATAGCTAATGCATTTTCTTTAGTTTTTTCTGTTAGTAAAATCAGACTATGGTACCATATATGATGCCAGTGGTCGCACAAAATGTCAACAATGTTTTAGATAATGGGCACTCTAGAGCCCCACTCCGCTGCtatattttgttatattaattaatttataatttcaaacataatactccctctcACTTATCTTAACacactttcttttttaatttatctCATTTATAATGATACTTTTCAAAAGTAGTATACATTCTCTATCATCTCTATACACATAAAATAAATGGTCTCTAtccactttacactcttaactaTTTATTTGTAATCTTCATGCTTAAAAGTTAAAACAAATGTGTCAAAATTAATGAGCGTAATATGTTGACGGTGAACTTGTAAAAGTATAGGTTCAGATTTTAGTATAAAGTTATGAGCATAGATTTTGTAATGGATGACTAGGAGTGAACAATTTGATCAAGTGAGATGGAGTCaaacttttaattaataaaaatcgaacttaatttatatataatatatctaATCATCAAATCATCCAATTCATATCTTGGATGAGGCTACCCCGGCCTGATTAAAAATGCATAGCTAGCTCCGGTCGGGCAAGTTCAAATTCTACGACAACAAAAAAATTTGCTTCATAAAAACATATACTATATACTACCAAATCCTATGTAATATGATTTCCTCGCTAACTACTActtatttaactttttttaaacGATACTCTTATTTCTCACAACTATCCTTGTATTGGAAAATATaatatcaaaagaaaaaaagagaattaCTTTTAAAGATCACAAACAAGGCAAGGGTGTACTAGAAAACATATATCAACAGAATCTTTCATCCTAGATCTTCACTTTCATCACTTAATTACAGGTTAAAAACTATTCCGATTAATTTCATATTAGGATGCGTTAactttgattgtaaaatttttattgaagaaaaattgataagaaaagatgaaaaaataatactctctccgtccctcaaacatcttttcTAAGAGATGATAACatggattttaataaaagttaattgtgtatttgatgagtggagaatggatcccacaaaaagtgaagattgtaaGAGTAATAGTTAATGCATTATTTCCAAAAGCAGGTTAGGAAAATGTTTTgtggacaacccaaaatagaaagagatgaagatgtttgagggacatatgcagtatttttttttttcctcttttttcttatcatatgtttactagatgaaaaacaaaatattttcacatcccTAAggatgcgtttactttgatgggaaatgagataaaaagtatattttcatcaatttttcaccattttcacatgtttattatgatgaaaaatTTTCTGGAATAGAGTGGAATATTATATCGGACAGCCCCTTTTCACtctaatgttggataatattatcctaagataggggtgtgaaaatattttccaacattttctcatcttttcatcactATTAAAcatatgatgaaaaaaaaaaggaaaaaatgagtaatattttctcatcttttgtTATCCATCCTTTTTCAACGAAAAATTGACATCTTTCTTATTCATTCTTttctaatgaaaattttacaaccgaagtaaacgcaccctaaaaaaaagtaaaaaatgagTTGTCCGATAAAATATTCCACTTtgttcaaaaaaaattttacatcataataaaaatagtgaaaaatggatgaaaatatatttttttctctcattttaaAACTCACCCAGTATACAAATATTCCACGTACAACACTAAGGCAGATGATCGAATTAGTCCGATTTTCATTCTTTATTCACAACATTAAGCATCACAAAACAGCGAGCAAGAAAAAGACACGCAACTAATTATTACTGCAAAATAACAATCAAGGCAAATTATTGACTTCATCTTCAAACTCATCTTGAGTCTGATACCCTTCGCCATTAAATTCATACGCATTCTCACTATTTCCATAGAAATTCTTGTtgtaaaatccatttcttgttTGATCTTCCCTTAGGATTTCATACGGATGGTTGCTGCTGTATTTCTCCGTATTTAAATCGTAGAAATACTTGCCACTTTCCAAGAATCTGGTGTCGCTCATCCCTTGCGGCTGGAAATCGCCGGCACTGTTGAAGCCGCCGTTGTATTTGTTGTTGGTGTGTTCCGGCAAGGTGACGTAGGCCACCGGGTTGTAGTTCTTGGGGAGGTGCGGTTGTGCCGCGGTGGGGATGGAGTGGTGGGCGTAGAGGCCGTAGCTGTTTTCGTCTTCGGGGAGGAAATTGGGTTGTTGGGCGTCGGGGACGGCGGTTGCGGTGGTGGGGATGGCGGAGGCTTTGTTGAAGAATTGGCTGTCTCTTGCATGAGTGTGGAGCGAGGAAGAGAGTGTGAGGAGGAGAAGGAAGAGACAAAATTGATTGGTGGAGGAAGCCATTTTAGGAGAGAGTGTAGTTAGTGATTGTGAACATCTTCCAAATTCTTACTTTATTTATAGAGGCCGACCGATCTCTATGCTCAATCCTTGTTGCAATTATGATATTTAATGCGATGCTTCGCTTTAGTGCGTGCTGTCAGCTTGTGGCTCAATTAtgaattttacttttattaatatttttgtaaCTATATTAATCTTATAGATTATTAATAGCATTGTGAATCTCTAGTGCATCCACATATATACTACAGTTTAGGATTCTAAGACTATATTGCTAGCTATAGTAATTCAAATTAACTCTCTCTTTAGGAACATATATTTGATCTCGAACATTTTATCGtaaaatatatgaaattttatCTTTCCTCCTGATTTGGGGGGACCCGGATTAGAGATTATATATTGTGCATAAGACAATCCATTATCATGAGCAAATTAAtgataaattgaattttatCAGAACATCTTGTTTGAATGTTAGATCTTGTGTTAGTATATGTGACTGAGGTAATTATGAACGCAATGCGCAAGACCTGAGGTTCTAGATTCGAGTTCTCCTGTCACGCGGTCTTAAGATTTAATTTTGATCTTATATTTTCGgcatttatttctatttatatttCTATTTCATCATATATTTTCTAGTTCACATTGAATTAATAATGTAAACAATATAAAGTCATGGCATGAAATTCATATATAGTGAGAGAAATTATATATACGAGAACAATAGAAGTTTATTTATCATCATATTTCGTGAGAACCTAATTATTTTGTAATCcgtaagagcatctccaatgggaGGTGCTTAAGGGGTGCTTAAATGGTGGTCCTCACCAAAGCACATCTCCTCTCCAATGCAAAGGTGCTTATGGAGGTGTTTAAATCCTCATTTCCATTTAATTcaatttctacacttttattttaaaatttgaaattttcattaatattaaaattaaacattatattaaaaataaaaattacataatttaaataactgaaaaaattacataattaaaattaaaattacaataaaaatttaaaattttaaaacaaattaaaaattaagattaaaaatatatatatatataaaaatattagaacaaTACTCTCACCAATACCCCCAGCCGCCCCAACTCAaaccccacccccaccgccCCAAACTAAAACTAGAAGAAGGTTTTAGACGAATTTTCGTCTTTTCCATATCAGCTAGTTTATCCAATAACAGCAATTAGTTTCATCTTCAAATTTGAATAGGTTTCAGACgaatttttttcatataaatttCGTGTGTGTAGCGCACGAAATTCACTTTCTCCCCCACAAAGCACCAGTACCAAGCTAAGGCTTGGGGGCGCACCGTCGCGGTGCTCCAGCTCTCGGTGCGCCACCTTTCCCGGATCGACCCGGGCCTTATTTGGTTGCGCTATGGATGCTCTAACGTCGCTACACAATAATAGTTGCTGGTTACTCGCACTACTTGAAAAAGTTACATTAACTACCCAAAAAAATGGTCTTTAAAATGGAAATTTGTTTATTAAAATGATTTCCGATGGATTTGAGGTGGTGTTATTTAAATGGTCATTTCATTTTTATCGAATTAAATTTTTGGTCgttatatataaatatcaatTTTGATATTACATTTTCaccatttataatttttaaggATTGTTTTTTTAACATCGAATTTTCgatctaaaataaattaaaaaaataatattttcattattttttaagaaaaaaataatattaccAAACTTACGTCCgatttaaacaaaattaattaatattaacaatcgattttaaaataataaaaagattaATATTAATAACCAAGTTAACGatcgattttaaaataataaaaaaaatattaacaatcgaatttaaaataataaaaaatagaaaaaaaaaatacttcattcatccaataagagtgcatttttttcattttgaaacATCCCACAAGAATATGCATTtgttatttttggacactacctcATCACCAACTCCTTATTTATTATCTTTACTTTATAATAAAGTGGATCATTTCTCCATTTTCAATGCATTcacctaatatttattaaaactcgttgCACCGACAAttatgcacactcttatggtTCTTTTTAGGGACGGCTGTGCTGCTGTCGTCCTTTGGAGAGCTTAGAGTTGAGGAATGGCGGAATCCGGCGGTTTTGGACTTTGATTGGCCGGGTTCCGGGAGCTGTTGCTCCTTTCTTTGGACTTTTGGTGATGGCTTTTGGAGAGGCTGCAGTGCTTGTCGTTGATTTGCCGGGTTTCTGGAGTGCTAGCTCCATGTTAAATATTTGGCATAAGGAGAATGATGGTTTGGGGTGCTCGTTTTTGACTGTTGAGGGGAGGATGGCAGCGCACTGGACTTGGGCTTGGTCCGATGCCAAGGATTTTCACATGAGACTTTTTCAAATACTTGGGGTGCTAAGCTtcatcttgtttatttcttgtgtttTTGTTACCTTTTTTAGTTTTCTCTCTTGTACTTTCAAGGTTCAGAGTTTCTTTAGGttgttttttctctttttataaaatcttatttatatgcacactcttatgatatagagaaaataatattaacgattgaattaaaaaaaaaaaaaaaaaactcatttcTATCACTATTCGGATGCTAATATTAAATCATATTAATGATATAATTCTCAATcgttaaaatataaaaataaaaataaataaaaaaattattccaaTCGCTTATAAATAGTTAGTTAACGGCGTTAATTAACGATCAATAATTTTGGTTGTTAAATTGGACCCCGTTAAAGCCtctttttcttgtagtgtggtgttgaaaaaaaaaagttgcctTCTACTCTCTTCGGAGCtccaaaaacaaagaaaattcCACTTATCCACATgaaaagaaattgatgaaaaacCAAATTCGGCTTATTATGAAATGGTATTTCACGTCATATTTTACTAAGAATTTATTTAACATAACCTCACGTAAATTACCACGAATTTTGAAAACGTCCAATTTAATTAGCGTAAGTTTAAGCTGAAATAGCATAGACACTACCATGTTCAAGTCAAATGAACAGTTTGACTATAGTTGAATAACTAAGAAATCATCGACCCACAAATTAAGGGGCGTAACATAACAAATATTGTGTGAGATTGTTCTACAagtcaaaattcaaaaaacatcTTACTAAGAGTTGGGAGACCAGGCCAGTCACGAGATTAAATCCGAAAAATCGATATCCAAAtccaataatatatttataattaatttttcaaatttttactTATAAGACtgtcaaattcaaaaaatttgttatagtatatatgaaaataaaatatactcttTTTTTACTTGGAGGAAGGTAGAGCGATGAAATTTGAATAATATATAGACCTAGCTATTGAaacgagaaagagaaggaatttCAAAATGAACTTGAGGGGGAGGAGTGCGATCCCTCGAGGGTACCAGATTCTCTCACTGAGGGGGTTGTTTATAAGAAAGGAACGGCGAACAGAAGAGGAGGAGGTTCgaggaagaaaaataataaatcaaaagcCGCCGAAAATCAGCATCAAGTTTGGGGCAATTTCATTGCTGATATTGAATCAGAGGGTGAGATGGGCAAGAATGGAAGCGGCTCGAGATCTACTGAGGCGGATTGGGAGAATTCGGACATAGATGAAGACACAAGAACATGGCTCTTTGCCAAGAAGTTGGGTTTGTCGAGCAATCACCAAGACGCGGTCATGATCGACCA harbors:
- the LOC131013456 gene encoding protein E6-like, which translates into the protein MASSTNQFCLFLLLLTLSSSLHTHARDSQFFNKASAIPTTATAVPDAQQPNFLPEDENSYGLYAHHSIPTAAQPHLPKNYNPVAYVTLPEHTNNKYNGGFNSAGDFQPQGMSDTRFLESGKYFYDLNTEKYSSNHPYEILREDQTRNGFYNKNFYGNSENAYEFNGEGYQTQDEFEDEVNNLP